A window of the Parabacteroides merdae ATCC 43184 genome harbors these coding sequences:
- a CDS encoding energy transducer TonB family protein: MKLNKDDIYGIAGSVAFHLFILLILGFTVLKTVVPDEDGGILVNFGNVNAAAGTFEPKYTGQEPPQETTPPPPPVPEPKVETPKEDLVTQEIEESVAIEEAKKKKEKEEQRKKEEEKKRKEEAEKERIRKEEAEKKRLAEERRKKEQAISNKVAGAFGIGSQEGNSQGDAGSGTGNQGSPFGNSDHGANEGVGGYGSFNLNGRSIGAGGLPRPAYTIQEEGRIVINITVDPKGNVIFAEIGKGTNIDNGSMRKSALDAAKRAKFNSISGANNQSGTITYLYKLK; this comes from the coding sequence ATGAAGTTAAATAAAGATGACATATATGGCATAGCGGGTTCGGTGGCATTCCACCTGTTCATCCTGCTGATTCTGGGATTCACGGTTCTCAAAACCGTCGTTCCCGATGAAGACGGCGGTATATTGGTGAACTTCGGAAATGTCAATGCGGCAGCCGGGACTTTCGAACCGAAATATACCGGACAGGAACCTCCACAAGAAACGACTCCTCCTCCCCCTCCCGTTCCGGAACCGAAGGTAGAAACTCCTAAGGAAGATCTGGTGACGCAGGAGATCGAAGAAAGCGTCGCAATCGAAGAAGCAAAGAAGAAAAAAGAAAAAGAAGAGCAACGCAAGAAAGAAGAAGAGAAAAAACGGAAAGAGGAGGCTGAAAAAGAACGCATCCGCAAGGAGGAAGCCGAGAAGAAACGCCTTGCCGAAGAACGCCGCAAGAAAGAACAGGCCATCAGCAACAAGGTCGCAGGTGCTTTCGGAATAGGCAGCCAAGAAGGGAACAGCCAGGGAGATGCCGGATCCGGAACCGGCAATCAGGGTAGCCCGTTCGGAAATTCCGACCACGGGGCTAATGAAGGTGTTGGCGGATATGGTTCGTTCAACCTGAACGGACGTTCGATCGGAGCGGGAGGTCTACCACGCCCAGCTTACACGATCCAGGAAGAAGGACGAATCGTAATCAACATTACGGTAGATCCGAAAGGAAATGTTATATTTGCAGAAATAGGCAAAGGTACCAACATCGACAACGGTTCCATGCGCAAGAGCGCCCTGGACGCGGCCAAACGCGCCAAGTTCAACAGCATCAGCGGAGCGAACAACCAGAGTGGTACGATTACCTATCTGTATAAACTTAAATAA
- a CDS encoding FHA domain-containing protein: MKRVFCPKCDNQLAFDETKYPEGKVLAFVCPQCGSQFKIKLGRKIVRTESGQEKEVKEPDFSCGYITVIENVFGFKQELPLVMGDNVIGRRNKDTDGVDVPIITSDPSMGRKHCVINVKEDKEGKLIYTLRDFPSLTGTFLCSVLVGKKEQVRVGEGAIVTIGATTFILHVPGGEEE, from the coding sequence ATGAAGAGAGTTTTCTGCCCCAAGTGTGATAATCAGTTAGCGTTTGACGAAACGAAATATCCGGAAGGTAAAGTGTTGGCGTTCGTATGCCCGCAATGTGGTTCTCAGTTTAAGATCAAGTTAGGACGAAAAATAGTCCGTACCGAATCGGGACAGGAAAAAGAGGTGAAGGAACCTGACTTCTCCTGCGGCTATATTACGGTAATCGAAAATGTCTTTGGATTCAAACAGGAACTTCCACTTGTAATGGGTGATAACGTGATCGGCCGCCGCAATAAAGATACTGACGGAGTCGATGTCCCCATCATCACAAGCGATCCTAGCATGGGGCGTAAACATTGTGTGATCAATGTGAAAGAAGATAAGGAAGGAAAGCTCATTTATACATTGCGCGATTTCCCGAGTCTTACCGGAACATTTCTGTGCAGCGTACTTGTCGGAAAGAAAGAACAGGTGCGGGTTGGAGAAGGCGCCATTGTAACGATCGGTGCTACCACCTTTATTCTTCATGTACCGGGAGGGGAGGAAGAGTAG
- a CDS encoding CBS domain-containing protein, whose protein sequence is MLVKDFITKELPVLKSFDTGEYALALMDDFKLKHLPLLSENIYRCLVSEKDLLAMPDPTAIIGDPVLFSPSVQEDTHIYEALALVTRYQLSLLPVVSTEGEYRGVITRDKLIDILSELCNADTAGSVFVLEVMPQDYSMTDIARLIEANNAHILSLLSYTDKTTGRLHLIIKIDLEDVSPVIRSFERFNYTVLYYFMEKGMVDDLLQQRMEELVRYMNI, encoded by the coding sequence ATGTTGGTGAAAGATTTCATAACGAAGGAACTTCCGGTGTTAAAAAGTTTTGACACTGGGGAATACGCATTAGCCTTGATGGATGATTTTAAGTTAAAGCATCTGCCATTGTTAAGCGAAAACATATATCGGTGTCTGGTTTCGGAAAAAGACCTGTTGGCGATGCCTGATCCAACTGCTATTATCGGTGATCCGGTTCTGTTTTCACCGAGTGTTCAAGAAGATACCCATATCTATGAGGCGTTGGCACTGGTCACTCGCTATCAGTTGAGCCTCCTTCCGGTCGTAAGTACGGAGGGAGAATATCGCGGGGTCATTACGCGCGATAAACTGATCGATATCCTGTCCGAGCTTTGCAATGCCGATACGGCCGGAAGTGTTTTTGTGCTGGAAGTGATGCCGCAGGATTATTCGATGACGGATATCGCCCGTTTGATCGAGGCGAATAATGCGCATATCTTGAGCCTGCTTTCCTATACGGATAAGACGACCGGACGATTGCATCTGATTATCAAAATAGATCTGGAAGACGTCTCTCCTGTGATCCGTAGTTTTGAGCGTTTTAATTATACTGTCCTCTATTATTTCATGGAAAAAGGAATGGTGGACGACCTGTTGCAGCAGCGGATGGAAGAATTGGTCCGTTATATGAACATATAA
- a CDS encoding ExbD/TolR family protein: MALKRRTKVNESFSMASMTDVIFLLLIFFMVTSTVVIPNAIKVTLPQAQKQTAAKPLTRVTIDANLNYYVAFGNQREKQVSFEEITPFLQDSYAKEPEMFVALYADETVPYKEIVRILNIANQNKFKMVLATRSQK, encoded by the coding sequence ATGGCTTTAAAACGAAGAACAAAAGTAAACGAAAGCTTCAGCATGGCTTCCATGACGGACGTCATATTCCTGCTGTTGATTTTCTTTATGGTTACCTCCACCGTCGTGATTCCGAACGCCATCAAGGTGACGCTCCCACAGGCACAAAAGCAGACTGCTGCCAAGCCACTGACGCGTGTCACGATCGATGCGAATCTGAATTACTATGTCGCTTTCGGTAACCAGCGGGAAAAACAGGTGTCTTTCGAAGAGATCACCCCATTCCTGCAAGACAGTTATGCAAAAGAACCGGAAATGTTTGTAGCCTTGTATGCAGACGAGACGGTCCCTTATAAAGAAATCGTACGTATTCTGAACATCGCAAATCAGAATAAATTCAAGATGGTGCTTGCCACCCGATCACAAAAATAG
- a CDS encoding DUF4425 family protein yields the protein MKKGRFSLLGIVALFLGLILVSCSDDDDQGGVIDTGIHKIVVEQSGDIDAFELGLVFGAVNTTSGPTKLYDEDGKYLGESHSVTRMEDAKVSCQTGDDAFFMTCAGSVTSTSDVSGKKLKVLVTAYIDGKEVNQLVKEYETKGEILIENFSVSTTAK from the coding sequence ATGAAGAAAGGTAGATTTTCATTGTTAGGCATTGTTGCTTTGTTTTTAGGTCTGATATTGGTTAGTTGTAGTGACGATGATGATCAGGGAGGAGTAATTGATACAGGTATACACAAAATTGTAGTGGAACAATCTGGTGATATAGACGCGTTTGAATTAGGACTTGTTTTTGGGGCGGTTAATACGACTAGTGGGCCTACGAAATTGTATGATGAGGACGGTAAGTATTTAGGAGAATCGCACTCAGTAACAAGAATGGAAGATGCTAAGGTATCCTGTCAGACAGGGGATGATGCTTTCTTTATGACTTGTGCAGGTTCTGTAACAAGTACTTCAGATGTATCAGGTAAAAAACTGAAGGTGCTGGTTACTGCTTATATAGATGGAAAAGAAGTAAACCAATTGGTGAAAGAATATGAAACTAAAGGTGAGATATTGATAGAAAATTTTAGTGTATCGACAACTGCAAAGTAA
- a CDS encoding pyridoxine 5'-phosphate synthase, whose amino-acid sequence MTNLSVNINKVATIRNARGGNVPNVLKVALDCETFGAQGITVHPRPDERHIRYSDVYALKPEIKTEFNIEGYPCEKFIDLVLKVKPTQVTLVPDAPDAITSNAGWDVKAHFDQLSELVETFTSHGIRTSIFVGTDLENIELAAKTGTDRIELYTEPYATLYPVNREEAIAPFISAAGLAKNLGLGINAGHDLSLENLAYFHQNIPGLDEVSIGHALISDALYYGLKETIRLYKECLVY is encoded by the coding sequence ATGACAAATTTAAGTGTAAACATTAACAAGGTCGCAACCATTCGCAACGCACGCGGTGGCAATGTACCAAACGTATTAAAAGTAGCATTAGACTGTGAAACTTTCGGTGCACAAGGGATTACCGTTCATCCCAGACCGGACGAACGTCATATCCGATACAGCGATGTGTATGCCTTGAAACCGGAAATAAAAACAGAGTTTAACATAGAAGGTTATCCTTGCGAGAAGTTTATAGACCTGGTTCTGAAAGTAAAACCGACGCAGGTGACACTAGTGCCGGATGCTCCCGATGCCATCACATCAAATGCAGGTTGGGACGTGAAAGCCCATTTCGACCAGTTGAGCGAGTTAGTCGAAACTTTTACCTCACACGGTATCCGTACTTCCATATTCGTCGGAACGGATCTTGAGAATATCGAACTGGCTGCCAAGACAGGAACCGACCGCATCGAGTTATACACGGAACCTTATGCGACCCTCTACCCTGTAAACCGCGAAGAAGCAATCGCTCCTTTCATCTCTGCCGCCGGACTTGCCAAAAACTTAGGATTAGGCATAAATGCCGGTCATGACCTGAGTTTGGAAAACCTGGCTTATTTCCATCAAAACATCCCGGGACTGGATGAAGTTTCCATCGGTCATGCTTTGATCAGCGATGCTCTCTATTACGGGCTGAAGGAAACAATCCGTTTATATAAAGAATGTCTCGTCTATTGA
- a CDS encoding NAD kinase, producing MKKVGIFGSEYQADKQLVIKRLFEKLASLEAEVFVDRDFYLFLTDALNYEPPVSGILTSDEFDLDVALSLGGDGTFLRTAARVNKQDIPILGINTGRLGFLADVASNDIEDTLDELFKNYYKTEERTLLRLHTEDRVFHGYNYALNEIAILKRDTSSMVTIHTALNGEYLTSYQADGLVISTPTGSTAYSMSVNGPIIIPQSKNLVLSPVAPHSLNVRPLVIPDSFTITLGVESRNKYFLIALDGRSEIFPTGIQLRVSKADYTTKVIKRYNHTFYQTLREKLMWGADTRMK from the coding sequence ATGAAGAAGGTTGGAATATTTGGCAGTGAGTATCAGGCGGACAAGCAACTTGTGATTAAGCGTTTGTTTGAAAAACTGGCTTCTTTGGAGGCTGAGGTTTTCGTGGACCGTGACTTTTATCTCTTCCTTACGGATGCATTGAACTATGAACCGCCGGTATCGGGCATCTTGACAAGCGACGAGTTTGATTTGGATGTGGCGTTGAGTCTGGGAGGAGACGGGACATTCCTGCGTACTGCCGCCAGGGTGAATAAGCAGGATATCCCCATTTTGGGCATCAATACCGGCCGCCTCGGTTTTCTGGCGGATGTGGCGAGCAATGATATTGAAGATACACTGGACGAATTATTTAAAAACTACTATAAGACGGAAGAACGTACTTTATTGCGCCTTCATACGGAAGACCGGGTGTTTCACGGTTATAATTATGCCTTGAATGAGATTGCGATCCTGAAGCGGGACACCTCTTCCATGGTTACGATCCATACGGCGCTTAACGGGGAATATCTGACGTCTTATCAGGCTGATGGTTTAGTCATTTCTACACCGACAGGTTCGACGGCCTATTCGATGAGTGTGAACGGTCCGATTATCATTCCGCAAAGTAAGAATTTGGTGTTGAGTCCGGTCGCACCTCATTCGTTGAATGTCCGTCCGCTGGTAATTCCGGATTCCTTTACGATCACCCTGGGAGTGGAAAGCCGGAACAAATATTTTCTGATCGCCCTTGATGGGCGTTCCGAGATATTCCCGACCGGCATACAGCTGCGGGTGAGTAAAGCCGATTATACGACCAAGGTGATCAAACGATATAACCATACTTTTTATCAGACTCTCCGTGAAAAACTCATGTGGGGAGCCGATACGAGGATGAAATAG
- a CDS encoding 1,4-dihydroxy-2-naphthoate polyprenyltransferase, whose protein sequence is MQIMLKTDMEDKKSLAGAWVEAARPRTLPASVSPVLLGCALAYYDGMFDITPAVLCLLVALFAQIASNFANDYFDFKKGADREDRLGPERAVAQGWITPKAMLTGTFAMLGLACLSGLLLICFADWRLIWVGLAIAICVLAYSAGPFPLAYNGLGDVCVLLFYGVIPVCFTYYIQTLSFSLLSFLLSVALGLLSVNILVVNNYRDYLQDKAARKRTTIVLFGRRFGRVFYILNECVAFLLVLPLVLDAPWWILFLFGILFALCFYTTRELLTLEGRALNRTLGHTARNVFLFAAVLSLLFVYVGSSL, encoded by the coding sequence ATGCAAATTATGCTGAAAACAGATATGGAAGATAAAAAATCTCTTGCTGGGGCTTGGGTGGAGGCGGCACGTCCCAGGACCTTGCCGGCCTCTGTCAGTCCGGTTTTATTGGGGTGCGCATTGGCCTATTATGACGGGATGTTCGATATAACACCGGCAGTATTGTGCCTCCTCGTGGCTCTCTTCGCCCAGATAGCCAGTAACTTTGCGAACGATTATTTCGATTTTAAGAAGGGAGCCGACCGGGAGGATCGGTTAGGGCCGGAGCGAGCGGTGGCGCAAGGCTGGATCACTCCGAAAGCCATGCTGACAGGTACGTTCGCCATGTTGGGACTGGCTTGCTTGTCCGGTTTGTTGTTGATCTGTTTTGCGGACTGGCGGCTGATATGGGTGGGACTTGCGATCGCCATATGTGTGCTGGCCTATTCTGCCGGTCCTTTTCCTTTGGCTTATAACGGACTGGGAGATGTCTGCGTATTGTTGTTTTACGGGGTTATACCGGTTTGTTTCACCTACTATATACAGACGTTGAGTTTCTCCTTGTTGTCTTTCTTGCTATCTGTGGCCTTGGGGCTTTTGTCTGTGAATATCTTAGTTGTCAATAATTACCGGGACTACCTGCAGGATAAGGCTGCCCGCAAACGGACGACAATCGTTTTGTTCGGTCGCCGTTTCGGTCGGGTGTTTTATATTTTGAATGAATGTGTGGCGTTTCTCTTGGTTCTCCCGCTTGTTCTGGATGCTCCTTGGTGGATTCTGTTTTTATTCGGGATCCTGTTCGCCCTTTGCTTTTACACGACACGGGAATTGCTTACACTGGAAGGAAGGGCGTTAAACCGTACATTGGGACATACGGCACGCAATGTATTTCTTTTTGCGGCAGTCCTTTCCCTTTTATTCGTATATGTGGGATCGAGTCTGTAG
- a CDS encoding MotA/TolQ/ExbB proton channel family protein: MSILLSLQAVGAQTAEQMPDLTAVTAPTEAEINVIDLAFKGGWIMVVLLLLSLMACYIFIQRLMVIRRAGKEDETFMNRIKDYIHEGKVDSALNLCRSTNTPSARMIEKGITRLGRPMNDVLVAIENVGNLEIAKLEKGFPLIATTAAGAPMLGFLGTVTGMVRAFFDMANAGTNVDVTLLSGGIYEALVTTVGGLVVGIITLFAYNYLVSQVDNVVNKMEARTMEFMDLLNEPAN; this comes from the coding sequence ATGAGCATTTTACTTTCCCTGCAAGCAGTAGGGGCACAAACAGCAGAACAAATGCCGGACCTCACGGCGGTAACAGCACCCACGGAAGCTGAAATCAATGTAATCGACCTGGCTTTTAAAGGGGGGTGGATTATGGTTGTCTTATTGCTATTGTCGCTGATGGCATGTTATATATTTATCCAGCGCCTGATGGTCATCCGCCGCGCCGGTAAGGAGGATGAAACATTTATGAACCGCATCAAAGATTACATCCATGAAGGGAAGGTTGATTCGGCCCTGAACCTGTGCCGAAGCACCAACACCCCTTCCGCCCGTATGATCGAGAAAGGTATCACCCGCTTGGGACGCCCGATGAACGACGTACTGGTTGCCATCGAGAACGTGGGTAACCTGGAGATCGCCAAACTCGAAAAAGGATTCCCGCTGATCGCCACGACAGCCGCCGGCGCTCCCATGTTGGGTTTCTTAGGTACGGTAACCGGTATGGTTCGCGCCTTTTTCGATATGGCTAATGCAGGAACGAATGTAGACGTAACCTTATTGTCGGGCGGTATCTACGAAGCGCTGGTAACAACGGTAGGTGGCCTGGTTGTCGGTATCATCACCCTGTTTGCCTACAACTATCTGGTTTCGCAGGTAGACAACGTGGTAAACAAGATGGAAGCCCGCACGATGGAATTTATGGACTTATTGAATGAACCTGCAAACTAA
- a CDS encoding DMT family transporter: MNNLKGFAFGILTSATFGLIPLFTLPLMAKGMQFDSILFYRFLFAALALAGIMAAKKESFHADKRDIPVLILLGFFYTASAMFLFWGYNFMSAGIATTLHFTYPVFVTLIMLLFFREKTSWITLMAIVLAICGVARLSIGEEEIRLSALGVFIVLLSALGYALYITTVNKFLAGGSTSRLKMGGRKLTFYVFIVSTALFAIKAGTNQGIQPIPDSMSFVNLILLAIVPTVISNITLVLAVHNIGGTLTAVLGAVEPITAVCVGILVFSEPFTPNLAVGILLIIIAVTMIILSKSIQGTLRKLYRKAAHFQVSK, encoded by the coding sequence ATGAATAATTTAAAAGGATTTGCCTTTGGTATCTTGACATCCGCAACCTTCGGGTTAATCCCGCTGTTTACCTTGCCCCTGATGGCAAAAGGAATGCAATTCGATTCCATCCTGTTCTACCGTTTCCTGTTCGCGGCATTGGCCCTGGCAGGTATTATGGCCGCAAAGAAAGAATCTTTCCACGCAGACAAGAGAGATATCCCGGTATTAATATTGTTAGGTTTTTTCTATACGGCCTCCGCCATGTTCCTGTTCTGGGGATACAATTTTATGTCGGCGGGGATCGCCACAACGCTGCATTTCACCTATCCGGTATTCGTAACGCTTATCATGCTGTTGTTTTTCCGGGAAAAGACATCCTGGATTACCTTGATGGCGATCGTTTTGGCAATCTGCGGGGTGGCACGTCTTTCGATAGGTGAAGAAGAAATAAGACTGAGCGCATTAGGTGTGTTCATCGTGCTGCTGTCGGCCCTGGGATATGCGCTCTATATCACGACCGTCAATAAATTCTTAGCCGGGGGATCAACCTCCAGGCTAAAGATGGGTGGACGCAAACTGACCTTCTATGTATTCATTGTCAGCACGGCTCTGTTTGCCATCAAGGCGGGAACCAACCAGGGTATCCAACCGATTCCCGACAGCATGTCATTTGTCAATCTGATACTGTTGGCGATCGTTCCGACAGTCATCTCGAATATCACCCTCGTGCTTGCCGTGCACAATATCGGCGGAACGCTTACCGCCGTATTGGGCGCCGTAGAACCTATCACCGCCGTATGTGTCGGGATATTGGTTTTCAGCGAGCCTTTCACCCCCAATCTGGCAGTAGGCATCCTGCTTATCATCATTGCTGTAACGATGATTATCCTGTCCAAATCGATCCAGGGCACATTACGGAAATTATACAGGAAAGCGGCCCATTTTCAGGTTTCGAAATAA
- a CDS encoding DJ-1 family glyoxalase III — MKKAIVFLANGFEEMEALGTVDILRRGGIEVTTVSITTDPVVIGAHNVPVTADTTLNNALLNDADALILPGGMPGASNLNDSETVKEALLGQYREGRIVAAICAAPMVLGGLGLLKGRKATCYPGFEPKLIGANVTGEAVEVSDNVITGKGPGLVMNFGLALVAAIKNDAVAEEVAAGLLL, encoded by the coding sequence ATGAAGAAAGCAATTGTATTCTTAGCGAACGGTTTCGAAGAAATGGAAGCCCTGGGGACTGTCGATATTCTGCGTCGCGGTGGAATCGAAGTTACAACTGTTTCCATCACAACCGATCCGGTTGTCATCGGTGCACACAATGTTCCGGTCACAGCCGACACGACATTGAACAATGCCCTGTTAAATGATGCCGATGCCCTCATTCTCCCCGGAGGCATGCCGGGTGCATCGAACCTGAACGATTCGGAGACCGTCAAAGAAGCATTGCTCGGACAATACCGCGAAGGCCGTATCGTAGCTGCAATCTGTGCCGCTCCTATGGTATTGGGCGGACTCGGCTTGTTAAAGGGCCGCAAGGCGACCTGCTATCCGGGTTTTGAACCGAAGCTGATCGGTGCGAACGTCACCGGTGAAGCCGTTGAAGTCTCCGACAATGTGATAACCGGCAAAGGCCCCGGATTAGTCATGAATTTTGGCCTCGCCCTGGTCGCAGCCATCAAGAACGATGCGGTTGCGGAAGAGGTTGCCGCAGGGTTGCTTTTGTAA
- a CDS encoding outer membrane beta-barrel protein encodes MRKILIFLGLLFVMLSNIYAQKGRQAIGFGLSYGTEIESIGLGLKYQYNITNPIRLEPSLNYFIENDNVSMLDVNMNLHYLCPVGRSVKLYPLFGFTFSNWMFDLGDGFDIDVDGDHIHIDKDDDHHNECRVGVNIGGGADFVLTSNWIMNFELRYQLVSDFDQAVFNLGFAYRF; translated from the coding sequence ATGAGAAAGATTTTAATTTTTTTAGGACTATTGTTTGTTATGTTGAGTAACATTTATGCTCAAAAAGGCAGACAAGCGATTGGATTCGGATTGAGTTATGGGACAGAAATTGAAAGTATTGGTTTAGGGTTGAAATACCAATATAACATAACTAACCCCATACGTCTCGAACCGTCTTTGAATTATTTTATAGAAAATGACAATGTTAGTATGTTGGACGTGAATATGAATCTTCATTACTTATGTCCTGTGGGGAGGAGTGTCAAATTATATCCTTTATTTGGTTTTACATTTTCCAATTGGATGTTTGATTTGGGCGATGGATTTGATATAGATGTGGATGGAGATCATATTCATATTGACAAGGACGATGACCATCATAATGAATGTAGAGTAGGAGTGAATATTGGTGGTGGAGCCGATTTTGTGTTGACAAGTAATTGGATTATGAATTTCGAATTGCGATATCAGTTAGTTAGTGATTTTGATCAAGCTGTTTTTAATTTGGGATTTGCTTATCGATTTTAA